One window of Burkholderia thailandensis E264 genomic DNA carries:
- a CDS encoding DUF1501 domain-containing protein, with protein sequence MKRRDFLALASLAGAAGVSLSMPHAFAAASAASGAKGAIGANGAIDMAGAARYSNLLILVELKGGNDGLNTVIPYADPLYRTLRPTIGVKREQVVQLDERAALHPALEPLVPIWRDGRLAIVDGVGYPQPNLSHFRSIEIWDTASRADEYLREGWLTRAFAQAGVPPGFAADGIVLGSAEMGPLANGARAIALVNPAQFARAARLVQPVSLREQNPALAHVIDIENDIVKAADRLRPHAGTPALATAFPGGPFGASVKTAMQVLAACDTPQRTPAPGQGVAALRLTLNGFDTHQNQPGQQAGLLKQLALGFVAMRSALIELGRWNDTLVMTYAEFGRRARENQSNGTDHGTAAPHFVMGGRVRGGLYGAPPALTALDGNGNLPVAVDFRQLYATVLGPWWGLDATSVLKRRFEPLPLLRA encoded by the coding sequence ATGAAACGACGCGATTTTCTGGCCTTGGCGAGTCTTGCCGGCGCGGCGGGCGTTTCGCTGTCGATGCCGCACGCGTTCGCGGCGGCATCCGCCGCTTCGGGCGCGAAGGGGGCAATCGGCGCGAATGGCGCGATTGACATGGCGGGTGCCGCGCGCTACTCGAACCTGCTCATCCTGGTCGAGCTGAAGGGCGGCAACGACGGGCTCAACACGGTGATTCCGTACGCGGACCCGCTGTACCGCACGCTGCGCCCGACGATCGGCGTCAAGCGCGAGCAGGTCGTGCAGCTCGACGAGCGCGCCGCGCTGCATCCGGCGCTCGAGCCGCTCGTGCCGATCTGGCGTGATGGGCGGCTCGCGATCGTCGATGGCGTCGGCTATCCGCAGCCGAATCTGTCGCATTTTCGCTCGATCGAGATCTGGGATACCGCGTCGCGCGCGGACGAGTATCTGCGTGAAGGGTGGCTCACGCGCGCATTCGCGCAGGCCGGCGTGCCGCCCGGCTTCGCGGCGGACGGCATCGTGCTCGGCAGCGCGGAAATGGGGCCGCTCGCGAACGGCGCGCGCGCGATCGCACTCGTCAATCCCGCACAATTCGCGCGTGCGGCGCGGCTCGTGCAGCCCGTATCGCTGCGCGAGCAGAATCCCGCGCTCGCGCACGTGATCGACATCGAGAACGACATCGTCAAGGCCGCCGATCGGCTGCGTCCGCACGCGGGCACGCCCGCGCTCGCGACCGCGTTTCCGGGCGGGCCGTTCGGCGCGTCGGTGAAGACCGCGATGCAGGTGCTCGCCGCGTGCGACACGCCACAGCGTACGCCGGCGCCGGGGCAGGGCGTCGCGGCGCTGCGTCTCACGCTGAACGGCTTCGACACGCATCAGAACCAGCCCGGCCAGCAGGCGGGATTGCTCAAGCAACTGGCGCTGGGGTTCGTCGCGATGCGTTCGGCGTTGATCGAACTCGGGCGCTGGAACGACACGCTCGTGATGACGTATGCGGAATTCGGCCGGCGCGCGCGAGAGAACCAGAGCAACGGGACGGATCACGGCACGGCCGCTCCGCATTTCGTGATGGGCGGGCGCGTGCGCGGCGGGCTGTACGGCGCGCCGCCTGCGCTCACCGCGCTCGACGGCAACGGCAACCTGCCCGTCGCCGTCGATTTCCGGCAGCTCTATGCGACCGTGCTCGGCCCGTGGTGGGGGCTTGACGCGACGAGCGTGCTCAAGCGGCGCTTCGAGCCGTTGCCGCTGCTGCGTGCCTGA
- a CDS encoding squalene/phytoene synthase family protein has translation MNFDEYCQQKAAPPGSSSYYALRQAPLARQPLVAALFALRRELEQTAKEVSDPTVGHTKLAWWQKELAALAAGNPSHPVSHALAAHHPDIAREADALRTLVAGYGMDLEQARYLDFANLRRYVDQTGGTFALLVARANAGRPAADDARWAQSLGHALTLAQFVQDLGQDARQGRIYVPIDELQRYGVTAADLLNRRYSPAYTELMRFQTSRARDALSASLSGIPADERRTQRTLRALGALALAVLDEIERDGFQVLHQRIALTPIRKLWIAWRAARRR, from the coding sequence GTGAATTTCGACGAATACTGCCAGCAGAAAGCCGCACCGCCCGGCTCCAGCTCCTACTATGCGCTGCGCCAGGCGCCGCTCGCGCGCCAGCCGCTCGTCGCCGCGCTCTTCGCGCTGCGTCGCGAGCTCGAGCAGACGGCGAAGGAAGTCAGCGATCCGACCGTGGGCCACACGAAACTCGCGTGGTGGCAAAAGGAGCTCGCCGCGCTCGCGGCCGGCAACCCTTCGCATCCGGTATCGCACGCGCTCGCCGCGCATCATCCGGACATCGCGCGCGAAGCCGACGCGCTGCGCACGCTCGTTGCCGGCTACGGCATGGACCTCGAGCAGGCGCGCTATCTGGACTTCGCGAATCTGCGCCGCTACGTCGACCAAACAGGCGGCACGTTCGCCTTGCTCGTCGCGCGCGCGAACGCGGGCCGGCCCGCCGCGGACGACGCGCGCTGGGCGCAATCGCTCGGCCACGCGCTCACGCTCGCGCAATTCGTGCAGGACCTCGGGCAGGATGCGCGGCAGGGCCGCATCTACGTGCCGATCGACGAGTTGCAACGCTATGGCGTGACGGCCGCCGACCTTCTCAACCGCCGCTACAGCCCTGCGTACACCGAGCTGATGCGCTTCCAGACATCGCGCGCACGCGACGCGCTCAGTGCGTCGCTATCCGGCATCCCCGCCGATGAGCGCCGCACGCAGCGCACGCTGCGCGCGCTCGGCGCGCTCGCGCTCGCGGTACTCGACGAGATCGAACGCGACGGCTTCCAGGTGCTGCACCAGCGGATCGCGCTCACACCGATCCGCAAGCTGTGGATCGCATGGCGCGCGGCACGGCGCCGCTGA
- a CDS encoding immunity 52 family protein has product MKITSRFRDPLHDAADLAVVFEQLGAIAKAIHSHAPTLSTWYLTGDTKEEAHLYPAFENWKPTTPALAVLRTEFSDAPHQPQIISLWDGGDDESTGATLTFLVASKERPKKIEADFNDEAIFSADQAIDVVRDITQLTSPAYVTVEPFGYVDKQVFDDKPGVGWMLYLPKVITQQQVPEARALIPVPAKGKQAGTIIVSVTDAPFSVDNPEHVAIANRIEIRLVDQDLLPAYVEI; this is encoded by the coding sequence ATGAAAATTACGTCCCGATTCAGAGATCCTCTGCACGACGCGGCTGATTTGGCCGTGGTTTTTGAGCAACTCGGAGCGATTGCAAAGGCGATTCACTCACATGCACCCACTCTATCGACATGGTACTTGACTGGCGATACGAAAGAGGAAGCGCACCTTTACCCCGCCTTCGAAAACTGGAAGCCGACCACGCCCGCGCTGGCTGTCCTGAGGACGGAGTTTTCGGATGCGCCCCATCAGCCGCAGATCATATCGCTTTGGGACGGTGGCGACGATGAGAGTACCGGCGCAACTCTGACCTTTCTAGTTGCCTCAAAGGAACGCCCGAAAAAGATTGAAGCGGATTTCAATGACGAGGCCATATTTAGTGCCGACCAAGCGATAGACGTCGTCAGAGACATCACTCAACTGACGTCCCCGGCTTACGTCACCGTCGAGCCGTTCGGGTATGTCGACAAGCAAGTTTTCGACGACAAGCCCGGCGTCGGCTGGATGCTCTACTTGCCGAAGGTCATTACGCAACAGCAGGTTCCCGAGGCCCGCGCGCTGATTCCCGTCCCAGCCAAAGGCAAACAGGCCGGCACGATCATCGTCAGCGTCACGGACGCCCCGTTCTCGGTCGACAATCCCGAGCACGTCGCGATAGCGAACCGCATCGAGATCCGGCTCGTCGATCAAGACCTGCTCCCCGCCTACGTTGAGATCTGA
- a CDS encoding restriction endonuclease fold toxin 5 domain-containing protein yields MVFPVIEAAAVELGPILARVGVALLGGATVAGTASLSGDTPKEDSKATPDVRALPRTGESCKKCPPEQTGTPVRRRYRMNRGPREYQGRITGRPYSVEEGWSEEWNWYNVDFDGFLSDECLLQEAKGDYDQFFSRSTNKPFRWFKGFTKITREIEVRATVIHANPPTKLKYYFQTPLTMSYFRTTLAENGIPFVVTG; encoded by the coding sequence TTGGTGTTTCCGGTGATAGAAGCGGCGGCGGTGGAGCTTGGTCCGATCTTGGCGCGCGTTGGCGTCGCCTTGTTGGGCGGGGCGACGGTGGCGGGAACGGCGAGTCTGTCGGGTGACACGCCGAAGGAAGACAGCAAGGCGACGCCGGATGTAAGGGCATTGCCGCGCACCGGCGAAAGCTGCAAGAAGTGCCCGCCCGAACAAACGGGCACCCCTGTGCGCCGCCGCTATCGGATGAATCGCGGCCCTCGAGAGTATCAAGGAAGAATCACCGGCCGCCCCTACAGCGTCGAGGAAGGGTGGAGCGAGGAATGGAACTGGTACAACGTCGACTTCGACGGCTTTCTGAGCGACGAATGTCTGCTACAGGAAGCAAAAGGCGACTATGACCAGTTCTTCAGTCGCAGTACGAACAAACCTTTCAGGTGGTTCAAGGGGTTCACCAAGATTACTCGTGAGATCGAGGTGCGAGCGACGGTGATACACGCGAACCCACCGACGAAGCTAAAGTACTATTTCCAAACACCGCTCACGATGTCCTATTTTCGGACGACGCTCGCGGAAAATGGCATCCCTTTCGTTGTTACTGGTTGA
- a CDS encoding DUF4123 domain-containing protein — protein sequence MMTPPNIEAHFEMRREQITLPARLFAVVDALLFAEASDAPPLRRANYSIALFDGTPDASLADHGPWLIDYALAPGPIRRVLAELAAGPVGMSWLVSAYPFERLAAELRERLDVRLPDGRTALFRFYDARILPDIARVMNDAQRSQFFVATYDWLVEIDGRLTGVHPHA from the coding sequence ATGATGACGCCGCCGAATATCGAAGCGCATTTCGAGATGCGCCGCGAGCAGATCACGTTGCCCGCGCGGCTCTTCGCGGTGGTCGACGCGCTGCTCTTCGCCGAAGCGTCGGACGCCCCGCCGCTGCGCCGCGCGAACTACTCGATCGCGCTTTTCGACGGCACGCCCGACGCGTCGCTCGCCGATCACGGCCCGTGGCTGATCGATTACGCGCTCGCGCCGGGGCCGATCCGGCGCGTGCTCGCCGAGCTGGCGGCCGGGCCGGTCGGCATGTCGTGGCTCGTCAGCGCGTATCCGTTCGAGCGGCTGGCCGCCGAATTGCGCGAGCGCCTCGACGTGCGGCTCCCGGACGGCCGCACGGCGCTGTTCCGCTTCTACGACGCGCGCATCCTGCCCGACATCGCGCGCGTGATGAACGACGCGCAGCGCTCGCAATTCTTCGTCGCGACGTACGACTGGCTCGTCGAGATCGACGGGCGGCTGACCGGAGTGCATCCGCATGCTTGA
- a CDS encoding PAAR domain-containing protein yields the protein MVKRAIIRVGDTTTHGGKVLEGSPTFTLNGRNVAGVGHKVLCPRCKGIFPILPDLLGRRYPHTIADRDTAVEGMRTACGAELIASQGTGTIDDVGAGERGDGGSPGGSAAAAAAAVAPSPTLCLECLKAAAKNAATMVARG from the coding sequence GTGGTCAAGCGCGCGATCATCCGCGTCGGCGACACGACAACGCATGGCGGCAAGGTGCTCGAAGGCTCGCCGACCTTCACGCTCAACGGGCGCAATGTGGCCGGCGTCGGCCACAAGGTACTTTGCCCGCGCTGCAAAGGCATTTTCCCGATCCTTCCCGATCTGCTCGGCCGCCGCTACCCGCATACCATTGCCGACCGCGACACCGCCGTCGAGGGCATGCGCACGGCCTGCGGCGCGGAGCTGATCGCATCGCAGGGAACCGGAACGATCGACGACGTCGGCGCGGGAGAGCGCGGGGACGGCGGCTCGCCCGGCGGATCGGCGGCCGCAGCGGCGGCCGCGGTTGCCCCTTCCCCCACGCTCTGCCTCGAATGCCTGAAGGCGGCGGCCAAGAACGCCGCGACGATGGTCGCGCGCGGATGA